In Cicer arietinum cultivar CDC Frontier isolate Library 1 chromosome 7, Cicar.CDCFrontier_v2.0, whole genome shotgun sequence, a single window of DNA contains:
- the LOC101489987 gene encoding uncharacterized protein, which yields MGYYYCRKWLTLILSMWVVIRCSESTEYVVGDGENWSWKAPLPSRDVLSRWASSHNFLIGDVIVFSYNTRKESVRVVNEGDYSSCNVRGEDHVVYHDGNTKVVLNKRGMHYFISGNKRHCKRGLRLALLVSQPPIPPPPPPVVFPPPPSVAFPPPPSVALPPPPSVALPPPPSVALPPPTPALVLSTPPTPKSLVAFPPPPPSPLAPSPSAPALAPSPSESPSESPSESPSESPSWAPSPSPNSSAAGGGGESMIWLGVSMAMMMMFRV from the exons ATGGGTTATTATTATTGTCGAAAATGGTTGACTCTGATATTGTCAATGTGGGTTGTAATAAGGTGTTCGGAATCAACAGAATATGTGGTTGGTGACGGTGAAAATTGGAGCTGGAAGGCTCCTCTTCCATCACGAGATGTACTAAGTCGGTGGGCCTCTAGTCACAACTTCCTAATAGGCGATGTTATTG TGTTTTCGTACAATACTAGAAAAGAATCGGTGCGCGTAGTAAACGAGGGAGACTATAGTTCGTGTAACGTACGGGGAGAAGATCACGTGGTGTACCACGACGGGAATACGAAGGTGGTACTTAACAAAAGAGGAATGCATTATTTCATAAGTGGAAACAAGCGTCATTGCAAACGTGGCTTAAGGCTCGCTCTGCTTGTCTCTCAACCTCCAATTCCCCCGCCTCCTCCCCCTGTTGTTTTCCCGCCTCCTCCCTCTGTTGCTTTCCCGCCTCCTCCCTCTGTTGCTCTCCCGCCTCCTCCCTCTGTTGCTCTCCCGCCTCCTCCCTCTGTTGCTCTCCCGCCTCCTACGCCGGCTTTGGTTCTTTCCACGCCTCCTACGCCAAAATCCTTGGTTGCTTTCCCGCCTCCTCCACCGTCACCTTTAGCACCATCACCTTCAGCACCGGCACTGGCACCATCACCTTCGGAGTCACCGTCAGAGTCACCGTCAGAGTCACCTTCAGAGTCACCTTCATGGGCACCATCACCGTCACCAAATTCGTCTGCTGCTGGTGGTGGAGGTGAGTCGATGATATGGTTGGGAGTTTCAATggcgatgatgatgatgttcaGAGTTTGA
- the LOC101490849 gene encoding nucleoid-associated protein At4g30620, chloroplastic — MAFTVSLTTHIHGTTQCKNLPPLSSHLCKLSSSANVVNMRRLSRPGLQKVGSDNRCFRVHALFGGKKDNNDAPSKVSMLGNMQNLFETVKKAQAVVQVESVRIQKELAAAEFDGYCEGELIKVTLSGNQQPVRTQITEAAMELGPEKLSLLVTEAYKDAHQKSVQAMKERMSDLAQSLGMPPGLGEGLK; from the exons ATGGCGTTCACAGTTTCACTTACAACTCACATCCACGGAACCACTCAATGCAAAAACCTTCCCCCTTTATCATCACATCTCT GTAAACTAAGTTCCAGTGCAAATGTAGTTAATATGAGGCGATTATCCCGGCCTGGACTACAAAAagttggatctgataatagatGTTTCCGAGTCCATGCTCTTTTCGGaggaaaaaaagataataatgatGCACCTTCTAAGGTTAGC ATGCTTGGGAACATGCAAAACCTGTTTGAGACTGTGAAGAAGGCACAGGCGGTTGTCCAAGTTGAATCAgttcgaatacagaaagaacTTGCTGC AGCAGAGTTTGATGGTTACTGTGAGGGTGAGTTAATAAAG gtgaCACTATCGGGGAATCAGCAACCCGTGCGAACGCAAATTACTGAGGCTGCTATGGAATTGGGACCAGAA AAACTATCACTTTTAGTGACAGAAGCTTACAAGGATGCACACCAGAAGAGTGTCCAg GCCATGAAGGAAAGGATGAGTGATCTTGCTCAGAGCTTAGGAATGCCACCAGGACTCGGTGAAGGGTTGAAGTGA
- the LOC101490326 gene encoding uncharacterized protein translates to MLEQLLIFTRGGLILWSCKELGNALKGSPIDTLIRSCLLEERSGAASYNYDAPGASYSLKWTFHNDLGLVFVAVYQRILHLLYVDDLLAAVKREFSQVYDPTRTVYRDFDEIFKQLKIEAEARAEDLKKSNPVVVGGNRKQQATWQGDGSEGKKNGGGLKGEGGLKNDGGDGKKGNNNNNNNNKLENGRVNGSNLKSNGGNVSVNGKENDSSNNGAFDVNRLQKLRTKSANGKKATDNVVSKAEPKKAVKKNRVWDEKPPETKLDFTDHVDVDGGEDKDRKVDFLAKEQGESMMDKDEILSSDSEDEEDEDDDDAEKNSKPDAKKKGWFSSMFQSIAGKANLEKSDLEPALKALKDRLMTKNVAEEIAEKLCESVAASLEGKKLASFTRISSTVQAAMEEALVRILTPRRSIDILRDVHAAKEQRKPYVVVFVGVNGVGKSTNLAKVAYWLLQHNVKVMMAACDTFRSGAVEQLRTHARRLQIPIFEKGYEKDPAVVAKEAIQEASRNGSDVVLVDTAGRMQDNEPLMRALSKLIYLNNPDLVLFVGEALVGNDAVDQLSKFNQKLADLSTSPTPRLIDGILLTKFDTIDDKVGAALSMVYISGAPVMFVGCGQSYTDLKKLNVKSIVKTLLK, encoded by the exons ATGTTAGAGCAGTTACTGATATTCACAAGAGGGGGATTAATCCTCTGGTCATGCAAAGAATTGGGTAACGCTTTGAAAGGATCACCGATCGATACTTTGATTCGATCGTGTCTTCTCGAGGAACGATCCGGTGCGGCATCTTACAACTACGATGCACCTGGTGCTTCCTATTCCCTCAAATGGACCTTTCACAATGACCTAGGTCTTGTCTTCGTCGCCGTTTATCAACGGATCCTTCATCTCTTGTACGTCGACGATTTACTTGCTGCCGTCAAGAGAGAATTCTCTCAGGTTTACGATCCCACGAGGACCGTCTACCGAGATTTCGACGAGATTTTCAAGCAGCTTAAGATTGAAGCCGAGGCTCGCGCCGAGGATTTGAAGAAATCGAATCCTGTTGTTGTTGGCGGGAATAGGAAGCAACAGGCCACGTGGCAGGGTGATGGATCTGAAGGTAAGAAGAATGGTGGTGGTTTGAAAGGTGAAGGTGGTTTGAAAAATGATGGTGGTGATGGGAAAAAagggaataataataataataacaataataaattagagaatGGCCGTGTAAATGGTTCTAACTTGAAGAGTAATGGTGGTAATGTTAGTGTAAATGGTAAAGAGAATGATAGTTCAAATAATGGGGCTTTTGATGTAAATAGGCTCCAGAAGCTTAGGACAAAAAGTGCGAATGGAAAGAAGGCAACAGACAATGTTGTATCCAAAGCAGAGCCCAAAAAGGCGGTTAAGAAAAATAGGGTTTGGGATGAAAAACCTCCTGAAACCAAACTGGATTTTACTGATCATGTGGATGTTGATGGGGGTGAGGATAAGGATAGGAAAGTTGATTTTTTGGCTAAGGAACAGGGGGAGAGTATGATGGATAAAGATGAGATTCTTAGTAGTGATAGTGAGGATGAAGAGGATGAGGATGACGATGATGCTGAGAAGAATAGCAAGCCTGATGCTAAAAAGAAGGGTTGGTTTTCATCTATGTTCCAGAG TATTGCTGGGAAGGCTAATTTGGAGAAGTCTGACTTGGAACCAGCTTTGAAAGCTCTGAAGGATAGACTCATGACTAAGAATGTG GCTGAGGAAATAGCTGAGAAGCTATGTGAATCAGTGGCCGCAAGTCTTGAAGGAAAAAAACTGGCTTCATTTACAAGGATATCTTCCACAGTGCAG GCGGCAATGGAAGAAGCACTTGTCCGGATTTTAACTCCTAGGCGTTCTATTGACATACTGAGGGATGTTCATGCTGCAAAGGAACAAAGGAAACCATATGTTGTTGTATTTGTTGGAGTTAATGGAGTTGGAAAATCTACTAATCTTGCTAAG GTTGCTTACTGGCTTCTGCAACACAACGTTAAAGTCATGATGGCTGCTTGTGATACATTTCGGTCAGGAGCTGTTGAGCAGTTGCGGACACATGCTCGTAGACTTCAG ATCCCTATATTTGAGAAGGGTTATGAAAAAGATCCTGCTGTTGTGGCTAAAGAAGCAATTCAGGAAGCTTCGCGGAATGGTTCAGATGTGGTTCTAGTTGATACAGCTGGTCGTATGCAG GACAATGAGCCATTGATGAGAGCGCTGTCAAAGCTGATCTACCTTAACAATCCTGATCTGGTCTTATTTGTTGGAGAAGCACTGGTTGGCAATGATGCAGTTGATCAGCTTTCAAAGTTCAACCAG AAACTGGCCGACCTCTCCACATCTCCTACACCCAGATTGATAGACGGTATCTTGCTCACAAAGTTTGACACAATTGATGATAAG GTGGGAGCTGCACTTTCAATGGTTTACATATCTGGAGCTCCAGTCATGTTTGTGGGATGTGGACAGTCCTATACCGACCTTAAGAAACTCAACGTCAAGTCCATTGTGAAGACACTCCTTAAATGA
- the LOC101491389 gene encoding uncharacterized protein — MKKMKGVVSMKPPPDVYMDQRTRLRHQSLLQDYEDLHKETEAMRMKLQAVKEKKMMLSAEVRFLRRRYKYLLKHPQPEHDVLKPQKPKISKGRNYSRKESTLRPNTASKLNPKERIFTGVEDTLQKTSHVFDLNQNSRSLSKKDASFHSSSAPALDLNHKDRIHSGKEATKKSVTPFFDLNQISREEEELEGNNQSMWIEEQKKSTQRVVNEEQHNDIKLSVCRNIGEGSSRAGKRKISWQDQVALRV; from the exons atgaagaagatgaaaggTGTTGTCTCAATGAAACCTCCGCCTGATGTGTATATGGATCAGAGAACAAGATTGAGGCACCAGAGTCTCCTACAGGACTATGAAGACTTGCACAAG GAAACAGAAGCCATGAGAATGAAATTGCAGGCTGTGAAGGAGAAAAAGATGATGCTATCAGCTGAAGTTAG ATTTTTAAGGCGTCGTTACAAATACTTGCTTAAACATCCTCAGCCAGAGCATGATGTTTTAAAGCCACAGAAGCCTAAGATCTCAAAGGGAAGGAATTACAGCAGAAAGGAATCAACTTTACGACCCAACACCGCTTCCAAATTGAACCCAAAAGAAAGAATTTTCACTGGTGTTGAAGACACACTGCAAAAAACTAGCCATGTGTTTGATTTAAACCAGAATAGTAGGAGCTTAAGTAAAAAAGATGCTTCTTTTCATAGTTCTTCAGCTCCTGCGCTTGACTTGAATCACAAAGATAGGATTCACAGCGGAAAGGAAGCCACAAAGAAGAGTGTAACTCCATTTTTTGACTTGAACCAGATTTCG AGAGAAGAGGAGGAATTAGAAGGAAACAATCAGTCCATGTGGATTGAAGAACAAAAGAAGAGTACACAAAGAGTTGTGAATGAGGAACAGCACAATGATATCAAGCTTTCAGTTTGTAGAAACATTGGTGAAGGATCAAGTAGGGCAGGGAAAAGGAAGATTTCATGGCAAGACCAAGTTGCATTAAGGGTTTGA
- the LOC101503247 gene encoding uncharacterized protein yields MEFKFRAIDNIKPSPTSRSLSTVAYIPDRSLQLPSSLDGDFSRYRVPLVGEALRRELEKEQIRREIIAGEISRRRELEEEVRRELALERALGIPMQRPLSFQERLSPWSNHVASVDDRIGASTQQPFVMPLPPQITDNKDKVIVLAKPDPGLYNAKRKAMVPVVDDPEPSAFGLKKKSKEEWSCALCEIKATSESGLNAHLNGKKHKAKEAGHNIRKNNKSNKAFLSRMKTEKTVKATETIGTTKSGLDAKTDQQPAQPCIALGMMNETVVDKGVAESINVEKLAETMIDKGVTESKNEEQLVEINQNTGTLKNKKDTAIQEASKINAGTRKGKVERLWCEICRVGTFSQVVMEGHKKGKKHISKMKKFSQNNVSSPSTSGSEAPKLIKDTDGVNKETDQRITPVVQIETIFR; encoded by the exons catcATTGGACGGTGATTTTTCTCGCTACCGAGTACCGTTAGTCGGCGAGGCATTGCGACGGGAGCTCGAGAAAGAACAAATCCGCCGCGAGATAATCGCTGGCGAGATTTCCCGGCGGAGAGAGTTGGAGGAGGAAGTTAGAAGGGAACTTGCGCTGGAGAGAGCGTTGGGAATTCCAATGCAGAGGCCGCTCTCATTTCAGGAACGATTGTCTCCGTGGTCAAACCATGTTGCTTCTGTTGATGATCGCATCGGTGCGTCGACGCAACAACCATTCGTTATGCCTCTTCCTCCACAGATCACTGACAACAAGGACAAAGTTATCGTGTTG GCTAAGCCAGATCCTGGTCTCTATAATGCAAAGCGAAAAGCAATGGTGCCTGTTGTTGATGACCCCGAGCCTTCTGCATTTGGTTTGAAGAAAAAATCCAAGGAGGAGTGGAGTTGTGCTCTGTGTGAGATTAAAGCCACAAGTGAGAGTGGCTTGAATGCTCATCTGAATGGTAAGAAGCACAAAGCCAAGGAAGCAGGTCACAATATTCGGAAGAATAATAAAAGCAACAAAGCATTTTTGTCGCGaatgaaaacagaaaaaacTGTGAAGGCTACTGAAACCATCGGTACCACAAAGTCAGGGTTGGATGCAAAAACAGATCAACAACCTGCCCAACCTTGCATAGCCTTGGGGATGATGAATGAGACTGTGGTTGATAAAGGTGTAGCAGAATCTATAAATGTGGAGAAGCTTGCGGAGACAATGATTGATAAAGGTGTAACAGAATCCAAAAATGAAGAGCAGCTTGTGGAGATAAACCAAAATACAGGTACtttgaagaataaaaaagaCACTGCAATTCAGGAAGCAAGCAAGATAAATGCAGGGACAAGAAAGGGGAAGGTTGAACGATTATGGTGTGAGATTTGTCGAGTTGGTACTTTCTCACAAGTTGTGATGGAAGGTCACAAAAAAGGGAAAAAACACATAAGTAAAATGAAGAAATTCAGTCAAAACAATGTAAGTTCTCCATCCACATCAGGTAGTGAAGCTCCCAAGTTGATCAAAGATACAGATGGTGTCAACAAAGAAACAGATCAAAGGATAACACCTGTAGTGCAGATAGAAACAATATTTAGATGA